In the genome of Passer domesticus isolate bPasDom1 chromosome 2, bPasDom1.hap1, whole genome shotgun sequence, the window CAAGGCTAATCTAAGGTTCCTATATTACTTTATCTATGAGGTATATAAGAAAAATCTAATATCAAATGAAACATAAGTTATCTTGTTTCTAAGCACTgtgtgaaatattttccttcttctcaaTTAACTTTGGACATAAGCAGGATATGCACTTTTAGGAGTGCAATATAAAATATTAGGAAAGTAGTAATTTCCTAATTTTCCTGCCAAACTAAAAAATGCCTTAAAAAGAAGctcctttttattaaaaaaaatttgcaaattatgCAAAAACCCCTATAGAATCAACTCTGACAGTCACTATTCACAGTAGTTAAGTGAGTAAAATCTGAAAATACCTAAATTGCCATTTTCTAGGTCAGTGTCTGCTGCATGCTGGATACAAGGCTGCTGATCTTGAGGGTCAGCAGTATTTTGTTCAGGTCTGATCTGATTTAGTTCCATCTCTTTGGTCAAACTTTTGCTGATGGGCGAGtcacatctgctgctgctgccttgttCACATGTAGAAAATGCCAGCTTGGTTTTGAAGGGCGGAATAAAAGTTTTAGCAGCTTTGCCAGATTTGTACAAACTTCTCGTTTCTTCATTCTCTTTTGCTGAGGCCTTACAGGGAGTGgaaacccctgcagcactgtcTGAAGAGTGCCTGAGAGCACAGTGCTGAAAAATGGCAGGTTTAGACTGGAATCCTCTGAAGTCTTGATCTGGCAGGGTAAGGGTAGGATTCTTGACTTCCTGTCGCTCTTTAGTTGACctacagaaatgaaaacatttaagCATACGGTGTTCATCTTCATGACAAAAATCTTTGTCAGGAGTTTTGTATTCTTAATTTAGCAATACAAATTTCAATCCTGCAtcaataaaaagacaaaatatcaGTCTTTGATATTTAAAAAACCAGAATACTTAACTTCTATCTATTGAGAAAAGACACAGTGTAATAGGGTATAGTTTGTTTAGCATCTCACTGGTTATTGCAGCAGCATGTGTTATAGGGTAACTTAATATTCATTTTGGCATAAAATGATTAGCCTTTTATAAAGTCAGATAGTAAATTATTACTGTATATTTTTAGACAGTTACAAAGAAGAACTCTAAAATTTCTCACCCAAAAGGCTGACAAGTTATGGGTTTTAAAGGCACATGATACATaaattttcttctgtctttgaaAATGCCTGTAACataattagaaaaaataaatgtttgaaaTGACACATTACATACATAGATAGAAATTTACAGCACAagctttatttaaattaatgaaaattaatagaaataattaattaatagaAAAGTCTTCAGAGTGGATTTAAACAGCTTTATTCTTTCCTGCCtccaaaaatgttttttttaaagatcttCCCAGAGAGATCTAAGGGATAAGTGCTCACAATGTTGAGCTCTCAAGAGTTTGTGTCTGTGAGCCAGCAAGACATTTTTAGGCTCCTGAAAGGGAAATGTTTATCCTAATAACTCCAGGTAGGCTCACCGTTCCATTGAGAGCTCTTTCAGCAACTCTTATTCTTTTATTTGGCATTACAACTAAAAAAGGCACATTTGCACAAACTGCTCCTTCCATTATTGAAGGACATGCTTATCTTGGAATATGTAACTAAATTATATCTGCTTGGAATTTAAATCCATTTGTGCTATGTCCTTAGGCTGCAAAGAGGAAGTTTTATATGACAAGTAATTATATAGTAACTACATTGCCAGTAAGTATCTACACAaagttaaataataaaatatattgtgtAGATTAATCACTAAAATGCATTCTTCCTATTGAGACTAGAATTTGTGAGATTTAGGATTCTGAGAAAGCAGGTAAATTCCTCCTGAACTGGAAATTAAATCAGAGTTCTTGCAGAAGGAATATATTTACAGTCTAGGCAATAAGGGAAATAATTAATCATGTGATTTCAAGTCTGCAGAGACATTACCACAGCCGCTTTCCTGAATTTCCATGACTACATTGATAAATGCAGTAGTTAAGCAAACTTATTATGTGTTAGGTTATTGGAAATTGAAGGATTCTCAAGATAACAACTGACACTGGATTACTGCTTAGAATACAAGATGACTAAAATTACCATCAGGGGTGCTTTTTGAAGCTTTCAAAGACCTGGGGGAATTCTTTGTTCTGTTAAATTCAAGCAGAAGCTGCCTCTTAATTGGAGGTTCACctagaataaaaacacagaGTTTTAAAAGTGATATTCCTTTCAAGTTGTTTCTTAACAATCAGGACAACATAACTgtaatttctaaataaaacaCTGAAGTCAGAACAAGGTGAATTAGCAAGTTTTCAGGTCACATGTCAGAAATGGCCTTTTCAAACACAGAGCCATCTCACCACAAATTGCAGAAGCTTCTCCTGTACAGAATGACTGCATACTGTGTTACCAAGAGTGACAACAAAACCCCATATAATGAAGTCTGTTACTAAACTTTTGTGACCAGTAATTATTTTCCACCCAAAATGAAGTCTGTAAGTCTCAAGTTCCCAAACATACAGTTTGCCTCAGAAAGTGCATCCCAGTgcactccagcagcacagctctcacAGTGCACTTCACCTGCATCTCTCTTTGAGTTACTTTTCAGTAACTCAAGAGTCCCTCCAAACTTCTAAGAGTAACTCATCTTTTAGACAAGCTGTAACTAAGGTCAGGGTTCAGCTGCGGCACAGCTATTTCAAGCTGGACTGGTAAGAGTCCTTCCCTGGCTTTTGCCACCGACCCAAACTTTCCAGTGCTAGCCTGCCTCACCTTTGCACCTGAACctgtgcagccaggcagggactctgctgcaaTCTCCCCTTCCACAAGGAGTTttcagccagcccagctccctgaacTGGTCTATGAGTCTGTGCAAGCATCAAGTACCAACACTTCAGCCCTAGACAGATCACTTTCAGAAGCAAGAAACTGCTCTTAGACCAACAACTATTTTTCATATCAGACTAGCAATCTTGATACAAGCAAAACATTGTCCTCACCTACAACGCACaaaaaagtgaaaaggaaaatactgctactcatttttaatgaaaaaacacTAGATTTgtagggaggggaaaaaaaaagaagaaagtgctcagagagaaaaggagcaACAGCTTTCTTATGTAAGTTTATGCTATAACAGCAAACCTGTACAACTTCAAAATTACTGATCACAAATTTAGCTTCTACTGTGCATATTTAAGCCTGGAAAGAATGGATGAACCACCCTGCAGCAAGAAGAGTTTTTGTCACTGACACCTAGAGAAAGAACTTGACTGTTTCTGTGAGCTAAAAACCAACATGACATGCAAAAAACCCTATAAAAGCCTAACCCAATCCACTGTGCAGAAATATGGAGTTGAACATACATAAGATAAAACACCTACCAAGTGAGTGGTTTTCTTCAAAGTGCCTCTTCCCAAAGGTCTTATTTTGGAAGTTTTTATCCGGTCTGCCACTGAAGGTCTGGGCAGCATTAATTTGTACTCCAGAACTGGAAAAACTGTCTTCCATAAAAGCTCTTGCACTTTCTACAGCCTCTACTTCCAAGTAATTTTTTGGACTTTGGAGAAGATTAGAATCAATTTCTGCTTTAGCAGTAGAACTGCATGAAATTGTTTCAGACTCTGGTTTTGACCACAGATTCAGCCGCTCTTTTACAGAAGACTCAGTTTTCTCTTGctgaaagttatttttaaatgataCTAACTGCTTGTTTTTCTGATTGTATGGTGTGTGCTCAGGCATTTTGACATGGTGAGTGCTtggaaaatactttattttctgAGGGCATATGCTTTTACTATCAGAGTCTTGATTGCagcttttttcagttttggatTCTGAGATCACCTTATCCGTTAAAGATTTTACACGTTGACCACTGTCTTTAATTGAACTAAGTTGATCTGTAGTACAAAGCCCACTACTCAAAAAGTAATCAGATTCTTCAAAAATTGCCTTGGCTTTCTGATAAGCATCTTTAGAAACTTTTACATGCTTTCCACTAGCAGTGCTGAAGCCAAAAGCAGAATCTGAAATCAATTCAGGGCtggtattttcttccccttttgaTGACACTACCTGCATTTTCCTAGGAAGTACTTCAGTGTGCATTTTAGACTTTTCAACTTCTTCCTCAACTAAAAATGCTTCTTGTACGTGTGGTGAATTACCTTCCATTTCAGAGAAGAGCTGTCTAGCTTTCCTGAGTGACTCATCTGAAAGCTGTACAGGCTTTCCACTTGCTGTactaaaaaatccaaaattgcTTGTAGAAGCATCTGATGGCTTTATCTGCTTATTTGGAACAAAGTGCCCTAAAAGCTTAATATCCTGCTCAAAGGATTGCTTCTGAGAATTTGAAGCAGACTTTGCATCTGCAGATGTGCTTCTTTCTTGGTGACTGTCTTCATCAGTACTTGCATTTACTTCAATAAATTGGGATGGGGCTGAATTAACCTCTTCACTTGTtgtagcattaaaaaaattagcagAATTAGGACACTCAGCATGAAGGACTACAGATGAAGTTCTAGCAATTTCTCTTTGATTCCTTCCTGAGTTAGGCTCAAGTTCATATTTTACAGCCTCACCACAGTCTTGAAACATTTGTCTGACACTTGCTAATGCACTTTCTGAAACAGACACAGCCTTCCCTTTTGCTGTGCTAAACACGGTTTGTTTCAGATCACCCCTTTGCTTTTCAACCTTAAGTGTTGTTTCTCCTGACCTGTTAAAATTTGTTTCCTCTTCAAGAAGACTGACGAGTGACTGGCTCTGGCAAGCATTGGCTATGGTGTCTGTGAAGCGATTTTTATCAGCAGCAGGTTCACTTAAATGTTCTAAGTCAAATTCCTTACTGTCACCATTCATGTAAGAGCAGCTACTTTTTGAATCTAGAAGGACTGATTCATCAGCTTTACTGTTGCTCTCCTCAacaaataaagtattttttgtATCTCCAGGCACACAGTTGTCTTCAAGGTCATATGGTACCTTTATGAAATGCAGAGATGCAGCAGAGTGCACAGGAAAATCATCTGTGTTTCCTGAATCATCCCTCTCTCTTGGTGAGGAGTCCACCTTGTTCTCTGCAAGGAATTTTCCATCTTCAGACAAGTGAGTGCTACTTAGAGCATCACCCTTCTGTCCTTTAAGGGATTCCAATTCTGACTTTTCAGGTCTGACATCAGCTTGCTTATGTGCATGTGAAGTTACCAAACTCCATTCACAAGCTTCACCTAGATCAACAAATGCATCTGCTTTAGCAGGATCAAAAACTGCAGCATGTTTAATAGGACTGCTCTCTACTGCCTGATTAAACTGATCTCCAAGCTCTTCAGCAATAAGCTTTTCATTAAAATTGAGTTTTTCTGAGTCACACTGAGCAGTGCTTTCAATACATAAATCACAGTCTTTAACACACTTCTTGCCACATTTCCTTTTCTTGCTGAGATTCTCAAAATTGCCATTATGTTCCTTTCCTACATCAACATCTGCAAAAAACTGTTCTGCTTTAGCCAAAAATCCATCAGCAACTGCTATTTTCTTGCCACTAGCAGTATGAAAACCAGTCAGGTAACTCCCTTCCACTTCATTTCCCCCCATGTTTACCTCTTGTTCAAGAGGTATTTGATAATGATGGCAAGAACctatttttattctgctttcaTTCACTGGCAGGTCCTTATCATGAGTGGTGTCTTCTGTCATATTTTTacaatttgttttttctttatcagAGCTCTCCAAAACATTTACATCTCCTTCTCCACACGGTACGCTGAACAAAGGCAGAGAATGATCCAAAGCTGCATCAGGAATGGATTTATCACCACCAGGAGTCTGAAGTTTTGGTGACAAACattcatcttcctttctgtcttctcctttttctttagGAGACTGGTTTTCCATTTTGTATGACATATGTGAACTGTGTTCTTCTGCAGTCATAACAGCATCTTCTAGACATGTTACATCTAATGTGTGGTCTTGCAAATTGCCTTCATTATCTCCTTGATTTAAAATTTGTTTGGAAGTTTTATAATTCTGCTTATGATTTTTGGTGGATAATAGGCTGCTGATACTGTTAGTATTACTGAAGCTAACATTTTCAGTATTATTTGCTGATATTTTTGCCTTGTTTTCCACATTTTCCTTGAATGCTGTACTagtattttcctcatttttattgTGTGTATGGTAGGAAACAGGACCTGTGTAGGAAACAGCATTACTGCTTTTGAAATCTGAAACACGAACagttttttccttgctttcttttGTCAGGCTTCTGGAAAAATTACTGTTAGAAGACATAGATCCATTTGAATTGTGACATCTAGTACCAGTTTCAGAAGATTTGAACAAATAGTTATCATCATCCAAGTCTCTGAAGAGCTCTGCAGACCTACTCAAAGcttcttttgaaatatttatttttttacctcCAGCTGAAGTAAAGCCAATGAAATTAGAAAAGCTGTTCTGCTTAGCTATGGGAAAGCTCTCATCAGATCTTCTACTTTCATTTATGCCTAAGTTAGTAAAAGTAACCTTTTTATCATTTTCGTGGAACAACactgcattttctttctcatttctcaCCAATCCAGTGTCTTCatttgtgtcttcctcctgagTACAATACTTGTCATTTTTTACTtgattttctgattttaaagTGCTACAAACTACcacatctttccttttttcagaaatattttctacatCCTTTGTTCCATTTGCTTCTACAGTTCCTAATTGTTGCAAGCTGTGACTTTGTACTGTGTTGCTTTGCTTTCTAAACTGTGTAAATTCAAACTGACTACCTGTTTCTTCCAAGATACTGGAAAGTTCAGCAATTTCAGCTTCTTGGCTTGCTGTCAAGGTTTGATTTGCTTCTTGCAAGGCTTGTGGAGTTCTAGGAAAGCTTTTACACAAGCCAACTTCATGTGGAGTAAACTGTGTATGCCTGGGCTCAAGAAAACTTGCCTGTGAATCTGAAGAATTGGATAAATTACTGCCCAGCTTGCTTTTTGAATCTGAGAAtaacatattttcctttttaacttGATGTGAAAAGTTTCTGACTCTTTCCATGGAAGAAGTTTCAAAGCATTCATTTTCAATATCCTTGAACAGCATTCTGCTTTTTGCTATGCTGGCTTCAGAGAATTTAATCTGCTTATGGGAAGCAGTCTGAAAGCCACTGAAGCCCAGATTCAAACTGCATGCATTAAGAGTCATTGATGATTCCCCTTTGCACTTTAGGTTCTTGTTTGGCATTTTGCTGGAATACATAGGTGCTCCTTGTTTATCTTCTGCAGAAATGACTTCATTTAAAGAATTATTATCTGCACAGTCTAATAATTCTTCAGAAATGTCTACAGCTACATTACTGGATGCAGCTCCTTGAGGGCTTTTGCTGTTTTCAGCCAGCTTTGGGTCTTCAGTGTTGGCTACGTCCTCTGAAAAGGTAGCTGCATCTGTTTTCTCCCCTTGTTTTAATACAGTACTGTCATTTTCTGAGCAGTTTATTCCCAAGGGTCTTTGTACTTCCCTACAGTCAACTCCTGAATTCTGGTCTGTAGAATGCTTTTTATTGGGTGATAATTTATTGCAACAGTCACTACTGACTCTAGCTGTGCCAAAGTTGATCTGACACAATGTATTGTGGGAACTGCTGTCTGTCACAGATGTAGAGTCACTGTGAATATCAGCCAAGACTTCCTTGTCCCTGTGAGAAGATTCAAGTTCTTTCAGGCTCTGAGGTACAGCAGCTCCATCATTCACCTTAGCACTCATGTCCTTATCTTCTTCACCCTTCCCTAAAGCACAGCTTTTAGGGAGAAATCTGGAATGCTTTCTTGCCATTAAGCATGCTGAAGTCAGAACTTTACGTTTTATATTTGAAACAATCTCATTATTCAAAGGATTTTTTGTGTCTTCTTCCAGTGTATTAGATACTTCTAAACATTTCATTGATGCAGCAGGTTGATCCTCTCTTGCATTTTCCCCCAAGTCTCTCAGGTCTTGTTGTTTCAGCCTATCACGGAAGGAATTATCAGATGAGTTATCCATTACATCCATTTTTAAAGGAGAAGTGCTGAAGTTCTTTGTCCTCATATTTGATTCCAAATGCCTCCTCTCAGCAGGAAGAAAGTGGTCTACAAGACAAGACATTACAGAGAAAAATTTGAATAAATTTATTCAAACAAATGCAGATTcagattttcataaaattttGGCAGATTAGATCATTTTTACACAAGCTTAACAGCAGAAGCCAGAGTATcacttttgttttcaaatgcaAATGCCTTGACAAGGCTGGAGGTCTGTTTAACTTAATTATATTCTAACAGCCAGAAACAAGAGATTTGGCTGCAGTTAATGCTACCAGGtcaaaaacaataaataaattttcagttgTAATGAGATTTCAAAAGATGGGCTTCAACTCCTTGTGTCTCAACATAAGGATTTGTTTC includes:
- the BRCA2 gene encoding breast cancer type 2 susceptibility protein isoform X6, yielding MLFNCSSNVMDKKMACKPEERPSFFEIFKAHCSESDLGPISLNWFEELSAEAPPYEPKSFGEVDGPSGWLDQTAFKTPRTKPSTYSQLASTPLLFKEQNAILPPSSPEKEPDQKKTGANRENLTSPGNTRRKIDQENEILASPPGTFHNCLTASPAILKNTYRTPQRNNIPGPYGSLFCTPKLSEVRTPKCISESLGAEVDPDMSWSSSLATPPTLGETVIIARENDSISEAKRQDGRADTILRNYFSKHDKCPGISDASMLSVPETVKLNAEDDIKDLESEVLDGLLGEMDSFEDTLIMPAESSGTLLLMPRALDAVEKYEINPDKTQEKGDAPSQQPNGRKNGISQEVKTNSWTENSHCTRVDGSLLQNTSEDTGDGKDGCLIGHEKELESLRKAGDVHDYRTHKSFENEKPVKGVHSPSSQWSQLNLSGLDETHLEMSVCSSPPSDLHREGNLEEKSLLMAKDDAVETSLLSSSGLIKAQKLSSVDLTEKCCEMKNTEKNPTSEITPVKSVSLSVQDPELVKGCAAEISKMSFLDCNSFLIEHANDTECSVVYNDKFSTHLKAASKSVVTDVLSRPLECSVKSPDNSDDLHLINSENTLTKSGFKNLKMLPSLRKRSKKFIYRLNNTSLNQEIKIQKEVTSELPIHTALPHLESDSYKFRGCLVASDVEQDHFLPAERRHLESNMRTKNFSTSPLKMDVMDNSSDNSFRDRLKQQDLRDLGENAREDQPAASMKCLEVSNTLEEDTKNPLNNEIVSNIKRKVLTSACLMARKHSRFLPKSCALGKGEEDKDMSAKVNDGAAVPQSLKELESSHRDKEVLADIHSDSTSVTDSSSHNTLCQINFGTARVSSDCCNKLSPNKKHSTDQNSGVDCREVQRPLGINCSENDSTVLKQGEKTDAATFSEDVANTEDPKLAENSKSPQGAASSNVAVDISEELLDCADNNSLNEVISAEDKQGAPMYSSKMPNKNLKCKGESSMTLNACSLNLGFSGFQTASHKQIKFSEASIAKSRMLFKDIENECFETSSMERVRNFSHQVKKENMLFSDSKSKLGSNLSNSSDSQASFLEPRHTQFTPHEVGLCKSFPRTPQALQEANQTLTASQEAEIAELSSILEETGSQFEFTQFRKQSNTVQSHSLQQLGTVEANGTKDVENISEKRKDVVVCSTLKSENQVKNDKYCTQEEDTNEDTGLVRNEKENAVLFHENDKKVTFTNLGINESRRSDESFPIAKQNSFSNFIGFTSAGGKKINISKEALSRSAELFRDLDDDNYLFKSSETGTRCHNSNGSMSSNSNFSRSLTKESKEKTVRVSDFKSSNAVSYTGPVSYHTHNKNEENTSTAFKENVENKAKISANNTENVSFSNTNSISSLLSTKNHKQNYKTSKQILNQGDNEGNLQDHTLDVTCLEDAVMTAEEHSSHMSYKMENQSPKEKGEDRKEDECLSPKLQTPGGDKSIPDAALDHSLPLFSVPCGEGDVNVLESSDKEKTNCKNMTEDTTHDKDLPVNESRIKIGSCHHYQIPLEQEVNMGGNEVEGSYLTGFHTASGKKIAVADGFLAKAEQFFADVDVGKEHNGNFENLSKKRKCGKKCVKDCDLCIESTAQCDSEKLNFNEKLIAEELGDQFNQAVESSPIKHAAVFDPAKADAFVDLGEACEWSLVTSHAHKQADVRPEKSELESLKGQKGDALSSTHLSEDGKFLAENKVDSSPRERDDSGNTDDFPVHSAASLHFIKVPYDLEDNCVPGDTKNTLFVEESNSKADESVLLDSKSSCSYMNGDSKEFDLEHLSEPAADKNRFTDTIANACQSQSLVSLLEEETNFNRSGETTLKVEKQRGDLKQTVFSTAKGKAVSVSESALASVRQMFQDCGEAVKYELEPNSGRNQREIARTSSVVLHAECPNSANFFNATTSEEVNSAPSQFIEVNASTDEDSHQERSTSADAKSASNSQKQSFEQDIKLLGHFVPNKQIKPSDASTSNFGFFSTASGKPVQLSDESLRKARQLFSEMEGNSPHVQEAFLVEEEVEKSKMHTEVLPRKMQVVSSKGEENTSPELISDSAFGFSTASGKHVKVSKDAYQKAKAIFEESDYFLSSGLCTTDQLSSIKDSGQRVKSLTDKVISESKTEKSCNQDSDSKSICPQKIKYFPSTHHVKMPEHTPYNQKNKQLVSFKNNFQQEKTESSVKERLNLWSKPESETISCSSTAKAEIDSNLLQSPKNYLEVEAVESARAFMEDSFSSSGVQINAAQTFSGRPDKNFQNKTFGKRHFEENHSLGEPPIKRQLLLEFNRTKNSPRSLKASKSTPDGIFKDRRKFMYHVPLKPITCQPFGSTKERQEVKNPTLTLPDQDFRGFQSKPAIFQHCALRHSSDSAAGVSTPCKASAKENEETRSLYKSGKAAKTFIPPFKTKLAFSTCEQGSSSRCDSPISKSLTKEMELNQIRPEQNTADPQDQQPCIQHAADTDLENGNLAMARMVTNLRCARDLQEMRIKKKCRQNIRSQPGTLYVIKTSASSRIPLKTAVEEKSPSFYSTEELYTYGVSKQCVQVNSTNAESFQFLIKDFFSKEYLLAGNGMQLADGGWLIPTDEGKAGKKEFYRALCDTPGVDPNLITEAWVYNHYRWIVWKLAAMEVSFPHEFANRCLTPEMVLLQLKYRYDLEVDKSKRSAIKKIMERDDAAGKTLVLCISKIISLNTVVSPSSSNKNMESKKAAALIEVTDGWYGIRALLDPPLKAFLDRRRLTIGQKIIVHGAELVGPQNGCTPLEAPDSLMLKISANSTRRVRWHTKLGFHRDPRPFPVPLSSLYSEGGAVGCIDVVIQRTYPVQH
- the BRCA2 gene encoding breast cancer type 2 susceptibility protein isoform X4 is translated as MLFNCSSNVMDKKMACKPEERPSFFEIFKAHCSESDLGPISLNWFEELSAEAPPYEPKSFGEVDGPSGWLDQTAFKTPRTKPSTYSQLASTPLLFKEQNAILPPSSPEKEPDQKKTGANRENLTSPGNTRRKIDQENEILASPPGTFHNCLTASPAILKNTYRTPQRNNIPGPYGSLFCTPKLSEVRTPKCISESLGAEVDPDMSWSSSLATPPTLGETVIIARENDSISEAKRQDGRADTILRNYFSKHDKCPGISDASMLSVPETVKLNAEDDIKDLDHFLPAERRHLESNMRTKNFSTSPLKMDVMDNSSDNSFRDRLKQQDLRDLGENAREDQPAASMKCLEVSNTLEEDTKNPLNNEIVSNIKRKVLTSACLMARKHSRFLPKSCALGKGEEDKDMSAKVNDGAAVPQSLKELESSHRDKEVLADIHSDSTSVTDSSSHNTLCQINFGTARVSSDCCNKLSPNKKHSTDQNSGVDCREVQRPLGINCSENDSTVLKQGEKTDAATFSEDVANTEDPKLAENSKSPQGAASSNVAVDISEELLDCADNNSLNEVISAEDKQGAPMYSSKMPNKNLKCKGESSMTLNACSLNLGFSGFQTASHKQIKFSEASIAKSRMLFKDIENECFETSSMERVRNFSHQVKKENMLFSDSKSKLGSNLSNSSDSQASFLEPRHTQFTPHEVGLCKSFPRTPQALQEANQTLTASQEAEIAELSSILEETGSQFEFTQFRKQSNTVQSHSLQQLGTVEANGTKDVENISEKRKDVVVCSTLKSENQVKNDKYCTQEEDTNEDTGLVRNEKENAVLFHENDKKVTFTNLGINESRRSDESFPIAKQNSFSNFIGFTSAGGKKINISKEALSRSAELFRDLDDDNYLFKSSETGTRCHNSNGSMSSNSNFSRSLTKESKEKTVRVSDFKSSNAVSYTGPVSYHTHNKNEENTSTAFKENVENKAKISANNTENVSFSNTNSISSLLSTKNHKQNYKTSKQILNQGDNEGNLQDHTLDVTCLEDAVMTAEEHSSHMSYKMENQSPKEKGEDRKEDECLSPKLQTPGGDKSIPDAALDHSLPLFSVPCGEGDVNVLESSDKEKTNCKNMTEDTTHDKDLPVNESRIKIGSCHHYQIPLEQEVNMGGNEVEGSYLTGFHTASGKKIAVADGFLAKAEQFFADVDVGKEHNGNFENLSKKRKCGKKCVKDCDLCIESTAQCDSEKLNFNEKLIAEELGDQFNQAVESSPIKHAAVFDPAKADAFVDLGEACEWSLVTSHAHKQADVRPEKSELESLKGQKGDALSSTHLSEDGKFLAENKVDSSPRERDDSGNTDDFPVHSAASLHFIKVPYDLEDNCVPGDTKNTLFVEESNSKADESVLLDSKSSCSYMNGDSKEFDLEHLSEPAADKNRFTDTIANACQSQSLVSLLEEETNFNRSGETTLKVEKQRGDLKQTVFSTAKGKAVSVSESALASVRQMFQDCGEAVKYELEPNSGRNQREIARTSSVVLHAECPNSANFFNATTSEEVNSAPSQFIEVNASTDEDSHQERSTSADAKSASNSQKQSFEQDIKLLGHFVPNKQIKPSDASTSNFGFFSTASGKPVQLSDESLRKARQLFSEMEGNSPHVQEAFLVEEEVEKSKMHTEVLPRKMQVVSSKGEENTSPELISDSAFGFSTASGKHVKVSKDAYQKAKAIFEESDYFLSSGLCTTDQLSSIKDSGQRVKSLTDKVISESKTEKSCNQDSDSKSICPQKIKYFPSTHHVKMPEHTPYNQKNKQLVSFKNNFQQEKTESSVKERLNLWSKPESETISCSSTAKAEIDSNLLQSPKNYLEVEAVESARAFMEDSFSSSGVQINAAQTFSGRPDKNFQNKTFGKRHFEENHSLGEPPIKRQLLLEFNRTKNSPRSLKASKSTPDGIFKDRRKFMYHVPLKPITCQPFGSTKERQEVKNPTLTLPDQDFRGFQSKPAIFQHCALRHSSDSAAGVSTPCKASAKENEETRSLYKSGKAAKTFIPPFKTKLAFSTCEQGSSSRCDSPISKSLTKEMELNQIRPEQNTADPQDQQPCIQHAADTDLENGNLAMARMVTNLRCARDLQEMRIKKKCRQNIRSQPGTLYVIKTSASSRIPLKTAVEEKSPSFYSTEELYTYGVSKQCVQVNSTNAESFQFLIKDFFSKEYLLAGNGMQLADGGWLIPTDEGKAGKKEFYRALCDTPGVDPNLITEAWVYNHYRWIVWKLAAMEVSFPHEFANRCLTPEMVLLQLKYRYDLEVDKSKRSAIKKIMERDDAAGKTLVLCISKIISLNTVVSPSSSNKNMESKKAAALIEVTDGWYGIRALLDPPLKAFLDRRRLTIGQKIIVHGAELVGPQNGCTPLEAPDSLMLKISANSTRRVRWHTKLGFHRDPRPFPVPLSSLYSEGGAVGCIDVVIQRTYPVQWMEKTSAGSYVFRNSRAEEREAAKHAEEQQKKLEALFAKIQAEYEKHEERTSRRTPRSRIITRQQIHNLQDGAELYEAIQNASDPGYMEGYLSDDQLKALKAYRQLMNDKKQTQMQEQFKKALESQEENGCYKRDVSAVWRLYVVDYRKQEKHKGAVLSVWRPLPDVCSLLKEGARYRIFQLSASQSRGRADATSIHLTATKKTQYLQLPVSQEMLVQIFFPRKALEFTSLLDPSFQPPCAEVDLVGVVISVSRTGFTTVVYLSDESYNLVAVKIWTDLRHLAIEDVVVRCSLISASNLQWQSEFRSEIPVLLAGDLSLFSASPKECYLQEKVNELRSVMENVASFCSDAESKLMNLLRRNRLLTPGLTKRCGLESPSPSCSHAEDRSLISSRIEMKHPSPLSTSTPNMELVTPGSAKTPSPATANENHLKTSKKRKAMDFLSCIPAPPPLTPICSVISPSVKRAFQPPRSLGLQHSKSPKGTDQNIGLVTPCRKVRETVHLPENDLVADEELAMINTQALMNNLPEEKKMDYVNENSNATTTTLSDDLSSRKSSRSAGEANNSSKAVLK